In a single window of the Thermovenabulum gondwanense genome:
- the rsxE gene encoding electron transport complex subunit RsxE, translating to MQLIKDFVNGLWNENPIFRMVIGICSALAVTTAAKNGIAMGLALTFVLTCSSILISLLKNIIPSKVRIPCYIIVVATFTTIVDLVMKAYFPALYQVMGIFIPLIVVNCIVLARAEAFASKVNVLRATADALGMGLGYAWAITVISMVREILGNGTIFDVPLFGQNFTQWVIMLLPPGAFFVMGILVGLMNLITRKSPKNDGCHNC from the coding sequence ATGCAATTGATTAAAGATTTTGTTAACGGATTATGGAATGAAAATCCTATCTTTAGAATGGTTATCGGAATATGCTCGGCTTTGGCTGTTACTACCGCAGCAAAAAATGGAATAGCTATGGGACTTGCTTTGACTTTCGTATTAACCTGTTCAAGCATATTGATTTCCCTTTTAAAAAATATTATACCCTCAAAGGTGAGGATTCCCTGCTATATTATCGTAGTGGCTACCTTTACAACCATCGTAGACCTGGTAATGAAAGCGTATTTCCCCGCTTTATATCAGGTAATGGGTATTTTCATTCCTTTAATAGTTGTTAACTGTATAGTCCTTGCAAGAGCTGAAGCCTTTGCTTCAAAGGTAAATGTGTTAAGAGCTACTGCCGATGCCCTGGGAATGGGACTTGGTTATGCCTGGGCGATAACGGTAATAAGCATGGTAAGAGAAATTTTAGGAAACGGGACGATCTTTGATGTACCTTTGTTCGGACAGAATTTTACTCAATGGGTAATTATGCTTCTTCCTCCCGGAGCTTTCTTTGTAATGGGGATTCTGGTGGGATTGATGAACCTTATAACGAGAAAATCGCCAAAGAACGACGGCTGCCATAACTGCTGA
- a CDS encoding RnfABCDGE type electron transport complex subunit G, which produces MNQPVKMVVVLMMIALVAGALLAFTYQATYPKIQQQAKEALESSVLKVIPGAEKMEEVQKDGMTFYIGMDNQGNKKGIAFKAVGSGFSGPIEIMVGYNPKEGKLTGIEILSMSETPGLGAKIKEPSFTEQFKGKSVKDEFAPKKDVKVITGATISPTAVAKAIKSTLEEVTKIYPVGGEF; this is translated from the coding sequence ATGAATCAACCGGTGAAAATGGTTGTTGTGTTAATGATGATCGCACTCGTGGCCGGTGCCCTCCTTGCTTTCACGTATCAGGCTACCTATCCCAAAATACAGCAACAGGCAAAAGAGGCTTTGGAGAGTTCTGTGTTAAAAGTAATTCCCGGTGCTGAAAAAATGGAAGAAGTCCAAAAGGATGGAATGACTTTTTATATCGGTATGGATAATCAGGGTAATAAAAAGGGTATAGCTTTCAAAGCTGTGGGGAGCGGTTTTTCAGGGCCTATTGAAATAATGGTGGGATATAACCCCAAAGAGGGAAAATTAACGGGAATAGAAATTCTTTCTATGTCCGAAACACCGGGGCTTGGTGCTAAGATAAAAGAACCTTCTTTTACGGAACAGTTCAAAGGGAAATCGGTAAAAGACGAATTCGCTCCCAAAAAAGATGTTAAGGTTATTACCGGTGCAACTATTTCTCCTACGGCCGTTGCAAAGGCAATAAAATCTACCCTGGAAGAAGTGACTAAAATATATCCCGTAGGAGGTGAGTTCTGA
- a CDS encoding RnfABCDGE type electron transport complex subunit D, translating into MQDYKFITTSSPHIHSGESVSKIMYTVAGALLLPTAAGVYFFGIRALLLVITTSLACIITEALFQMLRGKKITIWDGSALVTGILLALNLPPGLPLWMAVVGSAVAISLGKQIYGGIGSNPFNPALIGRVFLMITFPVQMTKWINPVDGTTGATPLMLYKMQHVTTDYFNLLIGRTGGSLGETSAIMIIIGGLYLIYRGYVDFRTPLSYLATVAVLSFLLGRDPVLQLLSGGLMLGAFFMATDMVTSPISRLGKIIFGIGCGLFTVIIRFYGGYPEGVSFSILLMNAFTPIINRLTVPRIYGEVKAK; encoded by the coding sequence ATGCAGGACTATAAGTTTATAACGACTTCTTCTCCCCATATACATTCGGGAGAAAGTGTTTCCAAAATAATGTATACTGTGGCAGGGGCTTTACTGCTTCCGACCGCTGCAGGTGTATATTTTTTTGGGATAAGAGCTTTGCTTTTAGTAATTACCACTTCTTTGGCCTGTATAATTACCGAAGCCCTGTTTCAGATGCTTAGAGGGAAAAAAATTACTATATGGGACGGAAGTGCACTGGTAACGGGTATTTTACTGGCCTTGAATCTCCCGCCGGGACTGCCTTTATGGATGGCTGTTGTAGGCTCCGCTGTGGCAATTTCGCTGGGTAAACAAATTTACGGTGGCATAGGGTCAAATCCTTTTAACCCGGCTTTAATAGGCAGGGTATTTCTAATGATAACTTTTCCCGTTCAAATGACTAAATGGATAAACCCCGTTGATGGCACTACCGGAGCGACACCATTGATGCTTTATAAGATGCAGCACGTAACCACCGATTATTTTAATTTGTTAATAGGAAGGACCGGAGGCTCCTTAGGAGAAACTTCCGCAATAATGATAATAATAGGAGGATTATACCTCATATACCGGGGATATGTGGATTTCAGAACACCACTTTCATATCTTGCTACGGTAGCAGTTTTATCGTTCTTACTGGGAAGGGATCCCGTATTGCAGCTTCTCTCGGGCGGCTTAATGCTCGGTGCCTTCTTTATGGCAACTGATATGGTTACTTCTCCTATAAGCCGTTTGGGGAAAATCATTTTTGGCATTGGCTGCGGTTTGTTTACGGTAATTATAAGATTTTACGGGGGATATCCCGAAGGAGTTTCTTTCTCGATTCTTTTAATGAACGCTTTTACACCGATTATTAACAGATTAACCGTGCCCAGAATTTACGGGGAGGTGAAAGCAAAATGA
- the rsxC gene encoding electron transport complex subunit RsxC — translation MLKTFKGGIHPEYNKEYTNRKPVERAKLPSKVIIPMSQHVGAPCEPIVKVGDTVKVGQKIGEAKAPVSAPVHASVSGKVIAIEPRPHPSGALVMSVVIESDGKDEIYEGINPPKPLEELTPDEIKTIIREAGIVGMGGAGFPTQVKLSPPSGKTIDTIIVNGAECEPYLTSDHRLMVEHPEDVVFGLLAIMKATGVKKGYIGIENNKPDAIEAIKKAAKGFEGIEVVELDTKYPQGGEKQLINAITGREVPSGGLPMDVHVIVDNAGTCAAIAKALKTGMPLIERITTVTGTGVNEPKNLLIRIGTPFNEIIEQCGGFKGEVGKVIMGGPMMGLAQGLLDVPVIKGTSGILVLQKKDVNVEEPSNCIRCAKCVDACPIHLLPTTLAKFAQKGKWIEAEQYHAMDCIECGCCAYVCPAHIPLTQWIRLAKNNIVMSKKK, via the coding sequence ATGCTTAAAACTTTTAAGGGCGGGATTCACCCTGAGTATAATAAAGAGTATACAAATAGAAAACCCGTTGAAAGAGCAAAGCTTCCTTCAAAAGTGATTATTCCCATGAGCCAGCATGTGGGGGCACCCTGCGAACCTATCGTAAAAGTAGGGGATACGGTAAAGGTCGGGCAAAAAATAGGTGAAGCAAAGGCACCGGTCTCTGCTCCCGTGCATGCCAGTGTATCGGGGAAGGTAATAGCAATTGAACCAAGACCGCATCCTTCAGGGGCTCTTGTAATGTCTGTGGTAATTGAGTCGGATGGAAAGGACGAAATATACGAAGGGATTAATCCTCCAAAGCCGCTGGAAGAACTAACTCCCGATGAAATCAAAACCATAATAAGGGAAGCCGGCATAGTTGGAATGGGTGGTGCGGGATTCCCCACTCAGGTTAAATTATCACCTCCGTCGGGAAAAACAATAGACACCATTATCGTAAATGGTGCGGAATGTGAACCATATCTGACTTCAGACCATCGTTTGATGGTAGAGCACCCGGAGGACGTAGTTTTTGGCCTTCTTGCTATTATGAAAGCAACCGGAGTTAAAAAGGGTTATATAGGAATTGAGAACAACAAACCCGATGCAATTGAGGCAATAAAAAAAGCTGCCAAAGGATTTGAAGGTATCGAAGTGGTTGAACTTGATACAAAATATCCGCAGGGGGGAGAAAAACAACTTATTAATGCGATTACAGGAAGGGAAGTTCCTTCCGGCGGGCTCCCCATGGATGTGCATGTTATAGTTGATAATGCGGGTACCTGTGCGGCAATAGCTAAGGCTTTAAAGACAGGTATGCCCTTAATAGAAAGGATTACAACCGTAACGGGAACGGGAGTAAATGAGCCTAAAAACCTTCTTATTAGAATTGGTACTCCCTTTAATGAAATTATTGAGCAATGCGGTGGGTTTAAAGGCGAGGTTGGGAAGGTCATTATGGGAGGGCCTATGATGGGCCTTGCTCAGGGATTACTGGATGTACCCGTTATAAAAGGAACTTCCGGAATACTCGTTCTTCAAAAGAAAGATGTGAATGTTGAGGAACCATCCAATTGCATTAGATGTGCAAAATGCGTGGATGCATGTCCAATTCATCTATTACCAACTACACTTGCGAAATTTGCCCAGAAGGGTAAATGGATTGAAGCCGAGCAGTATCATGCGATGGATTGCATCGAATGTGGATGCTGCGCTTATGTTTGCCCAGCTCATATACCCCTTACCCAGTGGATAAGACTTGCTAAAAATAACATAGTAATGTCGAAAAAGAAATAG
- a CDS encoding NADH-dependent [FeFe] hydrogenase, group A6: MEMVTLTIDGQKVQVPKGTTVLEAARKLGIKIPTLCFLKGINEIGACRMCVVEVKGARNLQASCVYPVSEGMEVLTNTPRVRESRKTTLELLLSDHNLECPTCVRNLNCELQKLSEELGIKSIRYQGEKHKPKYDDFSPSIVRDTSKCILCRRCVSACHKIQGVGVISPNHRGFNTMVAPVFDKSLSEVACVNCGQCILVCPVGALKEKDDTDRVWQALADPEKHVIVQIAPAVRVSLGEEFGLGRGAIVTKKIPAALRRMGFDRVFDTDFTADLTIMEEGNEFLERLNHGGKLPLITSCSPGWIKFCEHYYPEFLENLSTCKSPQQMFGAVAKTYYAEKMGIDPSKIFVVSVMPCTAKKYEAQRPEMRASGYQDVDVVLTTREIARMLKEAGIDLALMPDEEFDEPLGISTGAGAIFGATGGVMEAALRTVYEVVTGKELERIDFTEVRGVEGIKEATIEIDGLKVNVAVAHGLSNAKKVLDRVKNGEANYHFIEIMCCPGGCVGGGGQPILNADERMELDYREVRGNAIYEVDRNMPLRKSHENPVVQQLYKEFLGHPLSEKSHELLHTHYTKRPLYPES, from the coding sequence ATGGAAATGGTTACGTTGACCATAGATGGCCAGAAAGTGCAGGTTCCTAAGGGTACTACTGTTTTGGAGGCAGCCAGGAAACTGGGGATTAAAATCCCTACACTGTGCTTTTTAAAGGGTATAAATGAAATCGGTGCCTGCAGAATGTGCGTTGTAGAAGTTAAAGGCGCGAGGAATTTGCAGGCATCCTGCGTTTACCCCGTATCCGAAGGGATGGAAGTGCTCACTAATACTCCCCGGGTCAGGGAATCAAGAAAAACAACATTGGAGCTTCTTTTATCGGATCACAATTTAGAGTGCCCAACATGTGTGAGAAATTTAAACTGTGAATTGCAAAAATTATCGGAGGAACTGGGAATTAAATCTATCAGATATCAGGGGGAAAAACACAAACCAAAATACGATGATTTTTCACCCTCGATTGTCAGGGATACTTCAAAATGTATCCTCTGCAGGCGTTGCGTGAGTGCATGCCATAAAATCCAGGGAGTTGGAGTCATTTCTCCGAATCATAGAGGTTTTAATACAATGGTAGCTCCTGTATTCGACAAAAGCCTTTCGGAAGTTGCCTGCGTAAATTGCGGACAGTGCATACTGGTATGTCCGGTAGGGGCATTAAAGGAAAAGGACGATACAGACAGGGTCTGGCAGGCACTGGCGGATCCGGAAAAACACGTAATAGTTCAAATAGCTCCTGCTGTAAGGGTATCTTTGGGCGAAGAGTTCGGACTGGGCAGGGGTGCAATCGTTACGAAGAAAATTCCTGCAGCTTTAAGAAGAATGGGATTTGATAGGGTTTTCGACACGGATTTTACCGCAGACCTCACGATTATGGAAGAGGGTAATGAATTTTTGGAAAGATTGAATCACGGGGGGAAATTGCCATTGATTACTTCCTGCAGCCCCGGCTGGATTAAGTTCTGTGAGCACTATTATCCGGAGTTTCTGGAAAATCTTTCAACTTGCAAATCCCCCCAGCAGATGTTCGGTGCTGTTGCAAAGACTTATTATGCTGAAAAAATGGGTATAGACCCTTCAAAAATATTTGTAGTTTCCGTAATGCCCTGTACCGCGAAAAAATATGAAGCCCAGAGGCCTGAAATGCGGGCAAGCGGTTATCAAGATGTGGATGTGGTACTAACTACGAGAGAAATTGCCAGGATGCTAAAAGAAGCTGGAATAGACCTTGCGCTAATGCCTGATGAAGAATTTGATGAGCCCCTGGGAATTTCTACGGGAGCCGGCGCAATTTTCGGAGCAACAGGCGGTGTAATGGAAGCTGCACTGAGAACGGTTTACGAGGTGGTTACCGGTAAGGAACTGGAAAGAATAGATTTTACCGAGGTAAGAGGGGTAGAGGGGATCAAAGAAGCAACAATTGAAATAGATGGATTAAAGGTAAATGTTGCAGTAGCTCACGGGCTTTCCAATGCCAAAAAAGTTCTTGACAGAGTAAAAAATGGCGAAGCAAATTATCACTTCATAGAAATAATGTGCTGCCCCGGAGGGTGTGTAGGCGGTGGAGGACAGCCGATTTTAAACGCTGATGAAAGAATGGAACTGGATTACAGAGAAGTAAGAGGAAATGCTATTTACGAAGTTGATAGGAATATGCCTTTAAGAAAATCTCATGAAAATCCGGTGGTTCAGCAGCTTTATAAAGAATTCCTGGGTCATCCGCTAAGCGAGAAATCCCATGAACTCCTTCATACTCATTATACAAAAAGACCTCTGTATCCCGAGTCATAA
- the nuoF gene encoding NADH-quinone oxidoreductase subunit NuoF, producing MEIYRAHVLVCKGTGCTASGSEPIIEAFQKEIEKKGLSKEVKVVQTGCLGLCELGPNVLIYPEGSYYCRVKPEDVAEIVEEHLIKGRIVERLLYKEHATEEKMRALTDINFYKHQKRIALRNCGIINPEVIEEYIANDGYMALAKVLTKMTPQEVVDEVTKSGLRGRGGGGFPTGRKWQFAKDAPGDIKYVVCNADEGDPGAFMDRSILEGDPHSVLEAMAIAGYAIGAQEGYIYVRAEYPIAVKRLEIAINQARERGLLGKNILGTGFNFDIFLRLGSGAFVCGEETALLASIEGRRGEPRPRPPFPALQGLWGKPTLINNVETYANIPPIILNGADWFASIGTERSKGTKVFAIGGKINNTGLVEIPMGTTLREVIFEIGGGIPNGKKFKAVQTGGPSGGCIPASLLDMPIEYDTLTQAGSMMGSGGMIVMDEDNCMVDIAKFFLTFTQDESCGKCPPCRIGTKRMLEILERITNGEGKEGDIELLENLAKSIKDSALCGLGQTAPNPVLSTLRYFRDEYEAHIKEKRCPAGACKALIKYEIIPEKCKGCGLCVKVCPVGAITGERRQPHVIDKEKCIKCNSCFDRCPFGAIVKK from the coding sequence AAGCGAGCCTATAATTGAGGCTTTTCAAAAGGAAATTGAGAAAAAAGGTTTATCAAAGGAAGTAAAGGTGGTTCAGACGGGTTGTTTGGGGCTTTGCGAGCTGGGACCTAATGTTTTGATATATCCTGAAGGAAGCTATTATTGCAGGGTAAAACCTGAAGATGTCGCCGAAATAGTGGAAGAACACCTGATCAAAGGAAGAATAGTAGAAAGACTCCTTTATAAGGAACATGCCACCGAAGAAAAAATGCGCGCATTGACGGATATAAACTTTTATAAGCACCAAAAAAGAATAGCTCTGAGGAATTGCGGTATTATAAACCCCGAAGTCATAGAAGAATACATTGCGAACGATGGGTATATGGCTTTAGCCAAGGTTTTAACGAAAATGACTCCTCAGGAAGTTGTGGATGAAGTAACGAAATCCGGCTTAAGAGGAAGGGGAGGAGGAGGTTTCCCGACAGGCAGAAAATGGCAGTTTGCCAAGGATGCGCCCGGGGATATAAAATACGTAGTTTGCAATGCGGATGAAGGGGACCCCGGTGCATTTATGGATAGAAGTATTTTAGAGGGTGATCCTCATTCTGTTCTGGAAGCAATGGCAATTGCCGGATACGCTATTGGAGCGCAGGAAGGTTACATTTATGTAAGAGCCGAATATCCTATAGCAGTAAAAAGGCTTGAAATCGCTATTAATCAGGCTCGGGAAAGAGGACTTCTGGGGAAGAATATCCTGGGTACAGGTTTTAATTTCGATATATTCTTGAGGCTTGGTTCCGGTGCCTTTGTATGCGGAGAGGAAACGGCATTACTTGCTTCAATTGAAGGCAGAAGAGGTGAACCCAGGCCACGACCACCCTTCCCTGCACTTCAGGGTTTATGGGGAAAACCTACCCTGATAAACAATGTAGAAACTTATGCCAACATTCCGCCCATAATATTGAACGGCGCTGACTGGTTTGCAAGCATAGGCACCGAGAGAAGTAAAGGAACCAAGGTTTTTGCTATAGGAGGAAAGATAAATAATACGGGCCTTGTGGAAATTCCCATGGGTACTACCTTAAGAGAGGTTATTTTCGAAATTGGCGGCGGAATACCAAACGGTAAGAAATTCAAGGCTGTTCAAACAGGTGGACCTTCCGGTGGTTGCATACCCGCATCGTTGCTTGATATGCCTATAGAATACGATACATTAACTCAAGCGGGATCTATGATGGGTTCCGGTGGTATGATAGTAATGGACGAGGACAACTGCATGGTGGATATTGCAAAATTCTTCTTAACCTTCACTCAGGATGAATCCTGCGGAAAATGCCCTCCATGCCGCATTGGAACTAAACGAATGTTAGAAATACTGGAAAGAATAACAAACGGGGAGGGCAAAGAGGGCGATATTGAACTTTTAGAAAACCTTGCAAAAAGTATAAAAGATTCTGCCCTCTGCGGATTGGGACAGACGGCACCGAATCCGGTACTTTCCACATTAAGGTATTTTAGAGACGAATACGAAGCTCATATAAAAGAGAAAAGATGCCCCGCAGGCGCCTGCAAAGCGCTGATAAAATACGAAATTATTCCTGAAAAATGTAAAGGCTGCGGACTTTGCGTAAAGGTATGTCCTGTAGGAGCAATAACGGGAGAAAGAAGGCAACCTCATGTAATAGATAAAGAAAAATGCATTAAATGCAACAGCTGTTTTGATAGATGCCCGTTCGGGGCAATTGTTAAAAAATAA